The nucleotide sequence GGACAAAGCAAAGACTCGCAGACTGGGAAACTTGGCGAACACCGCCCGCTGGAGCGAGGTGATCTTCTTGTAGTGCAGCTGGGTCATGTCGTGATCCGTGAGCGAGCTGCCGGTGACGTCGTTGATCTCGAAGCGGGTGTAGAACTTCAGCATATCCAAGAGCTGTAAGAATGGTTTAAAGTGTTAcacatttttaaacaaataaagaTCTAGTTAATTAAAGCTATTTTGTAGACCTAAGCGCCATATTCGAATCGACTACACtgacaaaaaaatttaatatttgttaGTAACATGTTCGAATTTGAGGTAAGAGAAATCATAAAATGACATTTTTCTATAACTATCTTTATCTAAATCTTGAATGATGTTCAAATGTTCTTCTAATTGTTCTTGAATTCCAGATTGATCCCAACATTTTGTTCTGTGTAGAATCAACCCTCAAACTAGGTGATCCGCTCCTGTTCGAATCCCCAAACGCGTGTATTGAATGGAACGTGTTTTGTTGTTTTACTACCTGCCTGGCCTCGTGAATTCTACAAACTCACGCAAACATTAAACAATTCTCTCGCCATTACACTCTCTTTCTCTCTTAATTTCAACTGCACTACAGGTATTCAAAGCCAGACACGCTATGTAAGCCAAGCCGGTTGGTCTGCCCCAAAATGGTTGATACGTCATCAGTTTGGGCAAGACCACTCATACACTGTCACAACCTGACTTTAGCTATGTGTGCGAGAGAGCGAGTGCTAATTAGTCGAGCCAGGTGAGCGGAAAGCGGAAGTCCTAGCAGGAGAAATGGGGGACTTTCCCTGGAAACCCAATACGAGCGTGTGTGTTCAATACAAATCTGTGCTGAAGGTTAGCTGAAGGGTGTTGCAGACTAACTTTTGACTAAGGGAATATGTTTAAAGAAGGTTCCAGTCTCCTTTCGACCCCCTCCTTCCCTTTTGAGTGTTTGTGGAGGTGCGAGAGGACAAGTGTGTTGACAAGGCACGCGTCATCGGGGGATTGCACACAGCTGCATCTTATCACACCGCATCATCTAGTCACATCCTCGATGAGGATAAGGGAGGGGGTAGCTCTGGAGAGCGCTAGAGGAGCAAACAAAGCCTTCGCATACCCATAGAGCCAGACATTGCCGGTTCCTGCCTTACTTGTACCGACTACTTGCTCCAATTGATAATTTCCGTCCCTCAATTTAAACAAGAGAGCAGGGAGAGGGAACTAGAGATGCAGAGAGGGAGTGCATTCAAAGCCGTGCTTCAACTTTTTATACCCTCTATAAGAAACTGGGTATATTGTGTGTATGTAATAGGATTCGGGAAGATATCAACATTATATAAGGAACATCAGAAGTGTTCTTATAATCACTTAAAATGTTTGAATTGATCAAGAACTGCCAAAAGTTTAGTAATAACCCGTTTCTTAGTCTATTTATAATCACTTTTTTAATAAGATAAGAATTATAAGACAAATAAATAAGATAAGATATCCATAATGCGTAGTAAAGGTCATTTGCATAATGTTTTGGTCTTTTCAGCAATCTTTGGAATTACTCAATTTGGATATGTGTTCTAGACTCTTACGAATAAGTGTATTTACATTTTTGATACGCcagcattaaaatatcttGAACTACTGTAGGAGACACTTTTTTAAATGTCAAGGATTTCAAATCATAGGCATATACCAAAAACTGATGAAATTGGACAATATATAGAAGAGTTATCATAGATGGTTGCATATCCTTTGAGGAAGGGCCGTATATAGCGGGTATCTTATAGTCGGGGCCCTCGAATAGAGCTCCGTCTGGTTTTTAGTTCGAGAGGGAGCGCTTTGGTGGGGGTTGAGCGTTACTCTCGCAACTCTCCATTCTCTCGCCGCCTTAGTGACTAGAAGTTAAGAGCCAGCGGCAGAGAGTCATTCGCTTTCTGTCGTCGCCTCGAATCGGTTGATGTTTCTTCTTCGATTCCCAGTTCGAATCGAATATTGTTTAAAGAGGAAGTGAAGCGCGCATTGTTTATTAACCGATTGTGAGTCTGAAATCCAGACTAAAGTGCCATTGTGTGTGTTTTTATACGGAAAAGTGTCGCCTTACTTAAATTCTGGCATGCCAGTCATGATCTTGGCTCACAGCCGGCACCTTGATGACGCATTTCTTGGCAAGCGCAGATCCACATAAACGACTAAGACAACAGCCGCTTACCCGTGtatttgtatctgtatctgtgacTGTGTTACTTAGCAAAAGATGCTCGTAAAAACGCTTGACGCGCATTTTGCAGCCGGGCTATATGCAAAAAAATGCAGCTGCTCCGCTCTGTTGATTCCCCTGCTGCTCCCTGTACTACTCCTGATTTCAAGCCCCTTGCCGGTAAGCAGTCATGTCTCAAGTGGAGGGTCACCAGCGGAATCCACAACCGATCCCCACTTTGTGATGGTCAACAAATGCTGCGAAAAGTTCGAGATACACGTGGACGGCGAGTGCCAGCAGGTCAACGAAACGGGTGAGTCCAACAGCTGGTCAGGCGGAAAACTTCAAGCCCCTCTCGGAAAAGTTACCATAACAACACCAAAGCAGTTGGCCATTCAACTTTATGGATTTTCCCTCCTGGCATGCAACATATGTGTATGCCAACATTAAATGGCCCATTTGTTGGCTATCAGTGGATCAGTGGAACGCAGCCAGCAGCTAAAGAACCCCCATTCCCCACTCACTTACTCCCCCAAACAAGTTCCCAACACAAACACAGAGTGGCCCCAATCCTGATGAGAAATATGATTTATGCTGTGGGGCATGCTTCTGTTTAAACTTCTCAGTAGCCACTTGATGGGGGAATCCCAAATCGGGAATACCATCTTTTGAAAGTAATTTGATGCGGAAAATCCATTAGCAAGGTTCTATATCTGTTTATATTCCTTTTACAAAGAATAAATACTGAAGATAAATATGTTTAGGATGTTTCAGATCGTTTAGTCGTAATAAAAACAATGGGCCCCATagcaacaaaaaaattaaattccagTACCGCCCAGTATTACTGAACTAAACATTAACGACCTTCGATGGGTCACTTAAGTGACACATAAAAGTGAAACAATAAAAGTTGAATCATTGAAACTGGCATTATTGATCTTATCTCATtagatttttaatttaagttttccCATGCTTAGAGCACACAATCAACACATGCAATCTAATTTCCGTGTTCCCTGCTATGATTAACATATCAATGGATAGAGTTGATCAAAGTGCATCTCAACTGCGGCAATTGGAGGAGAACAAATCTGCACAAATTGCAAACACTCAGAAAAGCAGCGGATGAAGATGCAATGTAGCGATCACGTTcgtaaatatttatatagaaAAATGCTGGCTCCCCTCTGATCCACAAATCCAACAAAGGCGGCATGAACTTGAAGTGCCTTAATAATTCTCTTAGTCTGTGTTCTCTATATATCTTTGTATTCCATTTGCAGAATACTTCAAACCTATGTTCACCAACATTGGAGGGGAGCCAAACCGTCCCAAAGGCATCAAGTTCGTCATCGGCATTCCCAACTGTGGATCCATGCAGATGTGGCCCATTTACCACTACACTGGGGTAAGTTTGAGATATATCAATTAGCTGCGACAGaaatttataggtgcttttACTTTTTCTAGAGCTCTGATAAGCTACAGCTACTGAGCGATGGCAAGCTAAGGCATTACACCAATGCCGAGAATGAGGAGGATGAGCGTCATGGAATAGAATCGGATTATGACGAGGATATTGCCGGCAGTCTAGAGCCAAGGTATCACGACTATGATAATGGATTGTACTGCATCGATAAGGTATGAAAAACTACAGTTCAATTTTATGCAAAATTACCATTAAATCTATTGGCAGGCCGTTTCAACAACTGGAGAACAACTGGTCTACTTCGCCAAGATATGCTTGGCTCGCAAGGAGATCAAGTGGAGTGATTCTAACTTTCTGCTCCGCAAGATCTTAAACCCCATCTTCCATGGCATCTCGCTCATTATCCTGCTGGTTATTGCCATCATCTACTTCATACTGCCCACACTCAGGTGAGTAATGCTCTGAATTCGACTCCCTTCATGCGTTAATGTTGCATCCATTTAGCAGAGATCTGGTGGGCAACATTGTGACAACGATAGCCATGTGCCTGATGGTCAGCCAAGCAGCGGATCTGGTGCGAATCTTCACCGAGCTGACCAGCCATGTTAGCTTCATTGTGGCGGACATTATCCTGTGCTTCAGCCTGCTGGCAGCCTTCTTTTGGCTGAACAGTTTCGGCTTCTACATCTGGAAGACTTTTCGGTCGAGGAACGTCTTTCTGCGGGTCACGGATGGCCGGAAGTACTGCTACTACTCCGCCTACGCCTGGGGATGCACGGCTACGATGGCTGCATTGGCCGTCTTTGCACATTTCTTCCTAGACGCAGATTCCTACAAAAAGGAACAGATGGTAGGAGAGCAGGAGACGATCGGCTGGCTTGGCATCTGCATATTCTTTGCGCCAATCGCTTGCACCATTTTGGTGAACATATTCTTCTATGTGACCACCAGGAAGCTGATCAACCGCCGCACGGTATATGGCCGAATTGCGCACAAGCTGAAAGCCAAGTAAGTGGATTCGCATCAGGGAATTGCTCACCATAACATGCCCTTTTCTTACAGCTTCATCATGTTCTCGCTGATGCTGTTGGTTATGTCGATAGCCTGGCTATTCCTCATCATGTCCTGGCTGCAGCTGGAAGGTCTGCTATATGCCCACATCGTGGTAAATGCCCTGCAAACACCGCTTTTGCTCTACATCTGCGTGCTGCGTCAGCGACATGTGACCTTCCTGCTAAAAAAGACGTGTTGCTACAATGAGCCACCCTCGGCGAATGACTGGGGCGATGAGCTCCACTACATGAACGGCAACGACTACTGATGAGCCACCGTCCACACTAATTTAAGTGTTTTCGTAGTTTAGCAATGTCCAACATTGAGATTTGTACTTAATTTTAACTAATTTATGCTGTACGAGATATTAATTAAAAGAAAAGTCTGACACTCACCTGACCGAACAGTTTTCCCTCCTCGCGACGAACCAGAGGCGAAAGCAGAGCCCGCACAATGAGGTGGCAATCGTCCAAGACTGTGTTAAAGAAGCGACGCGTTGGGAGAAGGGCCTCCAAATCGATGATGAACTCCAGAAACCGTTCGCAGTAGTGAACCAAGTTGGATGACACCTCGCCCTCGGCGGGAATGCTTTCGAGGATGTGCAGAAAGTCTATTATAAGGTTCTGCATGAAGTGTCTTTCCCAGACGACCTCGGGATTGCTGTCCTTCTCCTTTTTCAGCAGGCGTTTCCAGTACTTTCGCCACTCGGGAACATCGCGAAGCTCCTGCTCACGGCGGCCTATACGGAAAGACATTTCGGTTAGTTTTAATAGATCTTAAAAGGGTGCTAGGGAACTTACGCGGCTGCAGGCAGTGCCACATGGAAAGGGAAACCAGTCGCTTGGCCTGTTCGCGGCATAGTTCGATCTCCATGCTGTTAAAACAATGGTTGATGAACATCAGCAGGGCCGTTCGCTCCCGCAGCGAGCTGCTCGCCTCCTTGGCCTTTTTGCTGGGCAAACAGCTCTCCAGCACGTGGCGGAAGAAAGCCGGATACTGATCAGGAAGTTTTTCGAACACGGTCCAGACCTCGACGCGCTCCTTGAACTTCTCGTTGGCCATTATCACGATGGACATAAGGTGGGCATGAGTGGCGGTTTCCCGCTGGTAATGTGGCCACAGATATTGCTCCAGGTACTGACTGAACTCGAGCATGTTGATGCGCCGCGCACTGTGGCCTCCACCTCCTCCGATTTCCTCGTTGTAGATGCGCTCGATAATCTTTGCACTGTACGGCAGGTGATCCGACTTCGTGTCCGGCGTCCAGTACTGCGAGGCCAGCTGTGGGTGAGTTATGTTAAGATTATAGTCCGCATTTATGTATTTTCGTCCAGCGGAGCACCCACCTGCCAAATAACATCCGAGTTGAGCTGGGCCACCGTGAGCGCTCCCGCCTTTTCCTTTGCATTTTTGGTGGCCGGTGCGGCCTGTTGGGCCTGCGTTTGACTTCTTCGCTTCATGGATGTTTTATAAAATGGcagaaaaatgaaaataaacaCGGAATTCTGCAGCAAAACAAAACCGCCGGTCGCAAGTGTGACCGTTTTGAAAGCGGGTAAATATACCAAAGTGCCAATACCCTGTTCACACTATTATCCACATGCCTACATTTATAGGCCAAATCCACTGCACATTTTTTGCGCTCCAAAGGTGTATTAGGtatttatgttgttatatagTTGTTTTAGCAAGTGGTTAGCTTAATGGTAGGATAAATACAGCAGTTATTGGTTTGagattatttaaaatttatattttgtttaaagCTCGGTGGGAataggttttaaaaaattaatttcttgAAGGCCCCTAACGTTTTCATCGACGATGTGGCATCACCGCGTAAGGTCACTGATTTCAGCAGGTCCGGCAATACGTTGAAAGGTTTTTGTTTACAGCACGCCGGCTGCGGTTTTTAAGAATTAAAGTGTTATTTATTGTTAATTTTACAAGACTGTTGCACATACTATATCGCCATGTCGCAGACTATGCCGCCAGAAAACCTAAGCGTGAGTAGTCAATAACAACCTAATACAATTTTGGGCTAAAAGAGGACCCCTTGCAGACCCGCCTGTTGACGGTGCTCAACCTCCCGCTGTTTGATCGCGTGCACGAGCTGAGCATCCTGTTCGACCGCTGCTCCCTGCGCCAAATCCAGGAGATATTCCCCCACGTTGTGCACTCCATATTCGGGATCAATGGAAATCCGCTGGGCTGGGGCCTGCGGACGACGACGCTGGAGAACAACCCGCTGCACTTCCAGACGCTGCATCAGTTCTTCGGCGTGTGCGGTCCCTGGATGCACCTCTGCCACCGCCTGCTCCTGGATCAGTATAAATTCGATCTGGACATCAATCTGCTGCCGGTGAGTGGAGTTAATGGGTATAACCCCTTTCCCGCATCTAAATCTTTCCCTTTTCAGGCCAAGTTCGTTAGCATGCTGCAGTCTGGCCAGAATCCCCAGTTCTATGCGGAACTCATCAACATCGACGCTATGATGCATCAAGTGGCCGCTCTCTCGCTAAACGCCTTCGATTTCTTCGTGATCCACTTCGTTCTGTACGCCCTGCAGCCGCTGCACTCCATCAATCCCATCGCCATGCAGATCCACAACGTGCGCAGCAAGACAGTCTATCTGAAGCTGGTGTCCGAGTACCTCAACAACTTCCTGCCCCTTGTTCCAGATGCCCGCATAGAGCCAGTGCACTTTGGTGGCGGCGTTAAGGCTCCACAGCCACTGCCCGCCCAGGCATTGCAGCCGCAGAGGCAACCGCGCTACCTCAGGATCCCCAGCTCCTATCGCAATGGCGGGAACGTGTCGGGAGGCGGAGGCAGTCCGAATACAAGCGGTGGCAGCGGGAACACCTCACCGCAGTCGAACAGCACAAATGCCAGTGCAAACAGGGCCTACGTCTGGCGTTCCGAGAGTGTACTCCACTTTTTCGTGGACATCTGGCTGCGATATGACATCGAGTCGGAGCACCACCTGCCCAGCAGCGATTTTGTGCGCGGCGTACGCACATTGGTGAAGCAGGTGCACTTCTTCGCCAATGGCGCTCAGCTGGATCACAGTTCTCTGTGCGCCCTACGCAAAGTGTCCTTAAGCATGGTTAAGGCCAGGATATATGCATTTctgtgcggcttgatcgatcgCTGGCCTCTGGACAGTTCGCTGATGGTGGTGCTGGAGCTCTGGCTCAGTTACATCCAGCCCTGGAGGTACACAATGGCGGCGCTGAACAACAAGACGTAAGTACAAAATTATGAACCTAAGAATTTAAGACCTCTAATAGATTTTCTTTCCCCTAAGTCCTAGTCTTGCCTACAAGCCTCCGATTTTGTCCTGCTTCGATGGCTTTATCATGGACAATCTGATTATGTATACTCACATATTTATGCAAATGCTGCCGCACTTTGGGCGCTTGGACTATACCGTCTATCGAAACGCCTTTATGCTGTACCGCCTTGCTACAATGTTCGCCCAACATGACTTGGTAGAGCGATTGCAGCGCTTTGAGCGTCTTCATGCAGGCAACTCTTATGGCTTTGACTCGCCCCAGCGACAAGTCAACATGATGAGGTGGGTAGAcacttataaatttaaagaacttttaaaattttctaacAAACACTGTTTTTTATTCAGCAAATCCTTTTCGCCTGGCTCGCAGTGGAATCATGTGGTTAACACAAACTCCACCAAGCTGTTCAGTCATTCCATGCAGAAGCAGATGGAGAGCTTTCTGTTCCTGATCAGCATGGCACGCAACTCGGTTCTGAGGGACATTGCTTCCTTGCGAAACGACATTGCTGAGAGGCAGCGCTCTCAGGGATTCCTCAAGAACTTCTTTAACAAGCTCTTCGGCGAGTGCACCCAGGATGAATTAACTTTGCGTGAGTTCAGTCGCATT is from Drosophila suzukii chromosome 3, CBGP_Dsuzu_IsoJpt1.0, whole genome shotgun sequence and encodes:
- the mthl5 gene encoding probable G-protein coupled receptor Mth-like 5 isoform X2, giving the protein MLVKTLDAHFAAGLYAKKCSCSALLIPLLLPVLLLISSPLPVSSHVSSGGSPAESTTDPHFVMVNKCCEKFEIHVDGECQQVNETEYFKPMFTNIGGEPNRPKGIKFVIGIPNCGSMQMWPIYHYTGSSDKLQLLSDGKLRHYTNAENEEDERHGIESDYDEDIAGSLEPRYHDYDNGLYCIDKAVSTTGEQLVYFAKICLARKEIKWSDSNFLLRKILNPIFHGISLIILLVIAIIYFILPTLRDLVGNIVTTIAMCLMVSQAADLVRIFTELTSHVSFIVADIILCFSLLAAFFWLNSFGFYIWKTFRSRNVFLRVTDGRKYCYYSAYAWGCTATMAALAVFAHFFLDADSYKKEQMVGEQETIGWLGICIFFAPIACTILVNIFFYVTTRKLINRRTVYGRIAHKLKANFIMFSLMLLVMSIAWLFLIMSWLQLEGLLYAHIVVNALQTPLLLYICVLRQRHVTFLLKKTCCYNEPPSANDWGDELHYMNGNDY
- the LOC108016509 gene encoding sphingomyelin phosphodiesterase 4, whose translation is MSQTMPPENLSTRLLTVLNLPLFDRVHELSILFDRCSLRQIQEIFPHVVHSIFGINGNPLGWGLRTTTLENNPLHFQTLHQFFGVCGPWMHLCHRLLLDQYKFDLDINLLPAKFVSMLQSGQNPQFYAELINIDAMMHQVAALSLNAFDFFVIHFVLYALQPLHSINPIAMQIHNVRSKTVYLKLVSEYLNNFLPLVPDARIEPVHFGGGVKAPQPLPAQALQPQRQPRYLRIPSSYRNGGNVSGGGGSPNTSGGSGNTSPQSNSTNASANRAYVWRSESVLHFFVDIWLRYDIESEHHLPSSDFVRGVRTLVKQVHFFANGAQLDHSSLCALRKVSLSMVKARIYAFLCGLIDRWPLDSSLMVVLELWLSYIQPWRYTMAALNNKTPSLAYKPPILSCFDGFIMDNLIMYTHIFMQMLPHFGRLDYTVYRNAFMLYRLATMFAQHDLVERLQRFERLHAGNSYGFDSPQRQVNMMSKSFSPGSQWNHVVNTNSTKLFSHSMQKQMESFLFLISMARNSVLRDIASLRNDIAERQRSQGFLKNFFNKLFGECTQDELTLREFSRIPEVLRQCIDAFCRTFNVDQANLSMHENLPEEPCPPASTTVQNFSFFDTSDSLDTSKLNPHQMSLNASNIHATVDPATLPIQSNEVRSLVRLLHFISDKINKKYGSQIQAFYVRDDYCGKVARQLLYAPMTEQWFDKSSGQADICENLVPPRVCLRTLGSIPALITIGCALIFGQLLWGAPIVGLILLGTVLLVYTLLQALFS
- the mthl5 gene encoding probable G-protein coupled receptor Mth-like 5 isoform X1; amino-acid sequence: MLVKTLDAHFAAGLYAKKCSCSALLIPLLLPVLLLISSPLPVSSHVSSGGSPAESTTDPHFVMVNKCCEKFEIHVDGECQQVNETEYFKPMFTNIGGEPNRPKGIKFVIGIPNCGSMQMWPIYHYTGSSDKLQLLSDGKLRHYTNAENEEDERHGIESDYDEDIAGSLEPRYHDYDNGLYCIDKAVSTTGEQLVYFAKICLARKEIKWSDSNFLLRKILNPIFHGISLIILLVIAIIYFILPTLSRDLVGNIVTTIAMCLMVSQAADLVRIFTELTSHVSFIVADIILCFSLLAAFFWLNSFGFYIWKTFRSRNVFLRVTDGRKYCYYSAYAWGCTATMAALAVFAHFFLDADSYKKEQMVGEQETIGWLGICIFFAPIACTILVNIFFYVTTRKLINRRTVYGRIAHKLKANFIMFSLMLLVMSIAWLFLIMSWLQLEGLLYAHIVVNALQTPLLLYICVLRQRHVTFLLKKTCCYNEPPSANDWGDELHYMNGNDY